One Cylindrospermum stagnale PCC 7417 DNA segment encodes these proteins:
- a CDS encoding plasmid replication protein, CyRepA1 family, producing MLTNNQLTYSTPEIAQPHWDEWLSSAIDPELITANLRSLWGTTPYEYLLYSPKISRRNDGRLRDGDLRNYRHIEHGGWWCNGIDPLNNYQPMPWGCFKPDKPRRNKQKIHKIIKYEHPYKEATRAFFPYVTEKIWAKISNRCGIPITEEDRQNPGGFWHWVWLHNVPVIIVEGVKKAAALLSAGYVAIALPGVNGGYRTPKDEDDNAIGKPYLIPEIKHFASLGRQVNICFDHDSKAETRQRVRTAINRMGRLLIGAGCEVRVIDLPAGAEKGVDDFIAALGQDAFHALYNTAEALSMWQIRLSTLLTYPPAIALNQRFLGQILIPAGEKLIVLKAPKGTGKTEWLASVVARAHDQGQRVLVITHRIQLGEALCNRFGVNYVTEIHDSEIGDLLGYGVCIDSLHTESQAKFNPNDWSNDIVIIDEADQVFWHLLNSGTEVSKRRVAVLDNLKKLVQNVLSSPQGKIYLSSADLSDADVNYIRSLAGGIHINPFVILNNYQPQSGNCYNYQGNDPRNVIAALDKAMALDGGHHLLCCSAQKAKSKWGTQALEARYRRKFPHLRILRIDSVSVADPSHPAYGCIAHLNEILTEYDLVIASPSLETGVSIDIKSHFSAVWGVFQGVQAVNSVRQMLARLRENVDRHIWVRKQGLGVIGNGSTSMGVLLASQHAATRANIALLSAADNADYSYIDENFQPESLQTWAKRACVINAQTKCYRDSVLQGLADDGYTIIDADSLKLDSKETEQVFNEVQNAAEELHTTQCEEIATAEKLSDAELKKLSEKRAKTKSERQQERKADISQRYGVEVTPEIVRKDDSGWYLQLRLHYYLNLGRKFLVARDASKAKAQVEKGNNAIWKPDFNRGQMLPAVLLLEKLNVSQLFNAEVEFRSSDVELQKLRSLAVEHKQVIKNYLGVSISEKDSAIAICQKFLKKLGMKLSYLGRFGTRENRERVYKFIPPQDEREAIFLAWLGRDEATSASTKENMVDAPNVSTPNNKR from the coding sequence GTGCTAACTAACAATCAACTAACATACTCCACACCAGAAATTGCTCAACCCCATTGGGACGAATGGCTCTCAAGTGCCATTGACCCAGAACTGATCACCGCCAACCTGCGATCACTCTGGGGAACAACCCCCTACGAATATCTGCTCTACAGCCCCAAAATCTCCCGCCGCAACGATGGACGCTTACGGGATGGAGATTTAAGGAACTATCGCCACATAGAACATGGGGGTTGGTGGTGTAACGGCATTGACCCCTTGAATAACTACCAACCAATGCCGTGGGGATGCTTCAAGCCCGATAAGCCCCGGCGCAACAAGCAGAAAATTCATAAGATAATCAAATACGAGCATCCCTACAAAGAAGCAACCAGGGCCTTCTTCCCGTACGTCACCGAGAAAATTTGGGCAAAAATTTCAAACCGCTGCGGCATCCCCATCACCGAAGAAGACAGACAAAACCCTGGTGGCTTCTGGCACTGGGTTTGGCTGCACAACGTCCCAGTAATCATTGTAGAAGGCGTAAAGAAAGCAGCAGCATTACTTTCTGCTGGGTATGTGGCGATCGCCCTCCCTGGAGTCAATGGTGGCTACCGCACCCCTAAAGATGAAGATGATAACGCCATTGGTAAGCCTTACCTCATCCCTGAAATTAAACACTTTGCCTCATTGGGCAGACAAGTAAATATTTGTTTCGACCATGACAGCAAAGCAGAAACTCGCCAACGGGTAAGAACCGCTATTAACCGCATGGGACGCTTACTCATTGGTGCTGGCTGTGAAGTTAGGGTGATAGATTTACCAGCAGGGGCAGAAAAAGGAGTAGATGACTTCATCGCCGCATTGGGTCAAGACGCATTCCACGCCCTCTACAACACAGCCGAAGCCTTGTCCATGTGGCAAATACGGCTGTCTACCCTACTAACTTACCCCCCTGCCATCGCCCTCAACCAACGGTTTCTGGGACAAATCCTCATCCCCGCTGGTGAAAAGCTCATCGTCCTGAAAGCGCCAAAAGGCACAGGCAAAACCGAATGGCTGGCAAGTGTTGTAGCCAGAGCGCATGACCAGGGGCAGAGGGTACTGGTTATAACCCACCGCATTCAATTAGGTGAAGCCCTGTGCAATCGTTTTGGCGTTAACTATGTCACAGAAATTCACGATTCAGAAATAGGGGACTTACTCGGTTACGGAGTGTGTATTGACTCCTTACACACAGAGAGCCAAGCCAAATTCAACCCCAACGACTGGTCTAACGATATCGTCATCATCGACGAAGCTGACCAAGTATTCTGGCATCTGTTAAACTCCGGCACTGAGGTATCTAAACGCCGTGTTGCTGTCCTTGACAATCTGAAAAAATTAGTTCAAAACGTCCTCAGCAGCCCACAGGGGAAAATCTACCTCTCCTCTGCCGATTTAAGCGATGCTGACGTAAATTATATCCGCTCCCTGGCTGGGGGAATTCACATTAACCCCTTTGTAATTCTTAACAATTATCAGCCCCAATCTGGGAATTGTTATAATTATCAAGGTAACGACCCCAGGAATGTAATTGCTGCATTGGATAAGGCCATGGCTCTTGATGGTGGACATCATCTACTGTGCTGTTCTGCCCAAAAAGCCAAATCCAAATGGGGGACACAGGCTTTAGAAGCACGTTACCGACGTAAATTCCCACATTTACGCATTTTGCGGATTGATAGCGTTAGCGTGGCAGACCCTAGTCACCCTGCTTATGGCTGTATTGCTCACCTAAACGAAATTTTGACAGAATATGACTTGGTTATTGCCTCACCTAGCCTAGAAACTGGGGTGTCCATTGATATCAAGTCCCATTTCTCAGCAGTCTGGGGAGTTTTCCAGGGCGTCCAAGCTGTTAACTCTGTGCGGCAAATGCTGGCACGGCTGCGAGAAAACGTTGACCGCCATATCTGGGTGAGAAAGCAGGGGCTAGGAGTGATTGGGAATGGCTCCACGTCGATGGGGGTACTGCTGGCTAGTCAACACGCAGCTACGCGGGCGAATATTGCCTTATTGTCAGCGGCGGATAATGCTGATTACAGCTACATTGATGAGAATTTTCAGCCAGAATCTCTACAAACTTGGGCAAAACGTGCTTGTGTGATTAATGCCCAAACTAAATGTTACCGTGACTCGGTGCTGCAAGGTTTGGCTGATGATGGTTATACAATTATTGATGCAGATAGCTTGAAATTGGACTCTAAGGAAACTGAGCAGGTTTTCAATGAGGTACAGAATGCTGCTGAGGAATTGCACACTACTCAGTGCGAGGAAATCGCCACTGCTGAAAAGCTCTCAGATGCTGAACTCAAGAAACTGTCAGAGAAACGGGCTAAAACTAAGAGCGAACGCCAGCAGGAGCGTAAAGCTGATATATCCCAGCGTTATGGGGTGGAAGTAACACCGGAAATTGTCAGAAAGGATGATTCTGGTTGGTATCTACAGCTGCGGCTGCATTATTATTTAAACCTTGGGCGTAAGTTTTTGGTAGCCCGTGATGCTTCCAAGGCTAAAGCGCAAGTTGAGAAGGGTAATAATGCTATCTGGAAACCAGATTTTAACCGGGGGCAGATGCTACCTGCGGTGCTGTTACTGGAAAAACTGAATGTTTCCCAGTTGTTTAATGCTGAGGTGGAGTTTCGCAGTTCTGATGTGGAGTTGCAGAAATTGCGATCGCTGGCTGTGGAACATAAGCAGGTGATTAAAAACTATTTGGGGGTTTCTATTTCTGAGAAGGATAGTGCGATCGCGATCTGCCAAAAGTTCCTGAAAAAGTTGGGGATGAAGCTGTCCTATCTTGGTAGGTTTGGGACAAGGGAAAATCGGGAACGGGTTTACAAGTTTATCCCACCCCAGGATGAGCGGGAGGCGATTTTCCTTGCTTGGCTAGGGCGGGATGAAGCAACGAGTGCGTCCACTAAGGAAAACATGGTGGATGCTCCCAATGTGTCCACCCCCAATAATAAGAGATAA